The following are encoded together in the Arcticibacterium luteifluviistationis genome:
- a CDS encoding NAD-dependent epimerase/dehydratase family protein — translation MEVNQKKILITGGLGNLGSWLTEHFCNQGYDVTVLTKRLRKLEFDSPFKTLVCDISSQTDCSEKLTEKYHTVIHCASMNEHKDDSYPKDALLVNSLGTRNILEALNSNKPEHFIYFSTFHVYGKNTGEITEETDTVPMNDYGITHLFAEYYVKQYHAKFDIPYSIIRLSNSYGCPKDYDSSKWYLILNDLSKMAFKEKKIVLKGNGLASRDFIWMGDVCQIIEELSRNTATNNTFNLSSEKSYSLLDIAEAVQTAFQNQFGERLEIKLNTNDPYKPGEPMYINSSKIKRQINYKAEAHFVEEAENIFKFLEKEKN, via the coding sequence ATGGAAGTAAATCAGAAGAAAATACTCATTACAGGCGGGCTAGGAAACCTAGGTTCGTGGCTTACCGAGCATTTTTGTAATCAAGGATATGACGTCACAGTATTGACTAAAAGACTGCGAAAGTTAGAATTTGATTCTCCCTTCAAAACGCTAGTTTGCGATATCAGTTCTCAAACAGACTGTTCAGAAAAGCTCACAGAAAAGTACCACACGGTTATTCATTGTGCAAGCATGAATGAGCATAAAGATGACAGCTACCCAAAAGATGCCTTATTAGTAAATTCACTTGGGACTAGAAACATCTTGGAAGCTTTAAACAGCAATAAACCTGAGCATTTTATATACTTTTCTACCTTCCATGTTTATGGTAAAAACACTGGAGAAATAACAGAAGAAACAGATACCGTTCCTATGAATGATTACGGTATTACGCATCTTTTTGCCGAGTACTACGTAAAACAGTATCATGCTAAATTTGACATTCCTTATAGCATCATTCGTCTTTCTAACAGTTATGGCTGTCCAAAAGATTACGATTCTTCTAAGTGGTATTTAATTTTAAATGACCTTAGCAAGATGGCTTTTAAGGAAAAAAAGATTGTTTTAAAAGGGAATGGACTAGCATCAAGAGATTTCATTTGGATGGGGGATGTTTGCCAAATAATAGAAGAATTAAGTCGAAATACAGCTACTAACAATACATTTAACTTAAGCAGTGAAAAGAGCTATTCACTTTTAGATATAGCCGAGGCTGTTCAAACTGCCTTTCAAAATCAATTTGGCGAACGTTTAGAAATTAAATTAAATACCAATGACCCTTATAAACCTGGAGAACCGATGTACATCAATTCTTCAAAAATAAAAAGACAGATAAATTATAAGGCAGAAGCCCATTTTGTGGAAGAAGCCGAAAATATCTTTAAATTCTTAGAGAAAGAAAAAAACTAA
- the rfbG gene encoding CDP-glucose 4,6-dehydratase yields the protein MAEKLFDRFKGKKVFITGNTGFKGSWLSIWLHELGAEVFGYALEAKTDMDNFVKCELESKINQTYGNVADLPKIQAELDRIQPDYIFHLAAQALVIDSYNDPVETYMTNVMGTINLLQAARSCKSLKSIVLITSDKCYENKEVVWGYRENDELGGKDPYSASKACAELAAKSFRESFYKDSSVGVVTVRAGNVIGGGDWSENRLIPDIFKSIRANETLEIRSPKATRPWEHVLEPLSGYMQLALLAENSKKYDGGWNFGPSTYVHYNVLDVATEIGKSTELNFEITATDTQFHEANFLKLDITKAANYLNWQPQLNFEETIKFTVDGYLAQDSNDLYKHRVAQISEYTKTAQKNKTGWAK from the coding sequence ATGGCTGAAAAACTATTTGATAGATTTAAAGGAAAGAAAGTTTTCATTACTGGAAATACAGGCTTTAAAGGCTCTTGGTTATCTATTTGGCTACATGAATTAGGAGCTGAGGTTTTCGGCTATGCTTTAGAAGCCAAAACTGACATGGATAATTTTGTCAAATGTGAGCTTGAAAGCAAAATAAATCAGACCTACGGAAACGTAGCCGATTTACCTAAGATTCAAGCTGAGTTAGATCGAATCCAACCAGATTATATCTTTCATTTGGCCGCTCAGGCTTTAGTAATAGACTCATATAATGACCCTGTAGAAACCTACATGACTAATGTAATGGGGACTATAAATTTACTTCAAGCTGCAAGAAGCTGTAAAAGCCTGAAATCTATAGTACTTATCACGAGTGATAAATGCTACGAGAACAAAGAAGTGGTTTGGGGATACCGTGAAAACGATGAATTAGGGGGGAAAGACCCCTACTCTGCCTCAAAAGCTTGTGCGGAATTGGCTGCAAAATCTTTCAGAGAATCTTTTTACAAAGACTCTTCTGTGGGCGTAGTAACGGTAAGAGCGGGCAATGTGATAGGTGGAGGAGACTGGTCTGAAAACAGATTAATACCTGATATCTTCAAAAGTATTAGAGCAAACGAAACGCTGGAAATAAGAAGCCCAAAAGCTACCAGACCTTGGGAGCATGTTTTGGAGCCACTTTCTGGTTATATGCAGTTGGCTCTGCTTGCAGAAAACTCCAAGAAATATGATGGCGGCTGGAATTTTGGGCCGAGCACTTATGTGCATTATAACGTTTTGGACGTAGCCACAGAGATAGGGAAGTCAACTGAACTGAATTTTGAAATAACTGCCACCGATACACAATTTCATGAAGCCAATTTCTTGAAACTTGACATTACTAAGGCCGCTAATTATCTAAATTGGCAACCTCAACTAAATTTTGAAGAAACTATCAAGTTTACGGTAGATGGCTATTTGGCTCAAGACAGCAATGACCTTTATAAACACAGAGTAGCTCAAATAAGTGAATACACTAAAACAGCACAAAAGAATAAAACAGGTTGGGCCAAATGA
- the rfbC gene encoding dTDP-4-dehydrorhamnose 3,5-epimerase, which produces MIFKETKLKGAFILEPQKRKDNRGFFARTFCINEFKEHGLETVFVQGNMSRTLAKNTLRGMHYQIDGAEEAKVVRCTRGALFDVIIDMREGSPTFGQHNTVELSEDNAFQLYIPKGFAHGFCTLRENTEIAYLVSEFYSPGKEAGIRWDDPFFAINWPFENPDMAERDATYPDFKVLP; this is translated from the coding sequence ATGATTTTTAAAGAAACAAAACTAAAAGGAGCGTTCATTTTAGAACCTCAAAAAAGAAAAGACAACCGTGGTTTTTTTGCTCGTACGTTCTGTATTAATGAATTTAAAGAACATGGCTTAGAAACTGTTTTTGTGCAGGGAAACATGTCAAGAACTTTAGCTAAAAACACGCTAAGAGGCATGCATTACCAAATAGATGGTGCGGAAGAAGCAAAAGTAGTTAGATGTACCAGAGGAGCCTTATTTGATGTAATTATTGACATGAGAGAAGGTTCTCCGACCTTTGGACAGCATAATACCGTAGAACTTTCAGAAGATAATGCCTTTCAACTTTACATACCTAAAGGTTTTGCTCACGGATTTTGTACACTAAGAGAAAATACCGAAATAGCCTATTTAGTTTCTGAGTTTTATTCTCCAGGCAAAGAAGCAGGCATAAGATGGGATGACCCTTTCTTTGCTATCAACTGGCCTTTTGAAAACCCTGACATGGCAGAGAGAGACGCCACATATCCCGACTTTAAAGTGCTGCCTTAA
- a CDS encoding NADPH-dependent FMN reductase, translating into MKRVLAFGASSSKASINRTFAIYAANAMEDVEVEIIDLNDFEMPIFSVDRETENGIHPLAHRFKEHIKAADGILISFAEHNAAYSAAYKNIYDWASRIEKSFFYDKPLCLLATSPGARGGSRVLDIAFNAYSFANKNVVTRFSLPSFYENFKEGEGIVNFELKVGFFVELEKFKAAL; encoded by the coding sequence ATGAAAAGAGTTTTAGCTTTTGGGGCGAGCAGTAGTAAGGCTTCTATCAATAGAACTTTTGCCATTTATGCGGCTAATGCTATGGAAGATGTGGAGGTTGAAATTATAGACTTGAATGATTTCGAGATGCCTATTTTTAGTGTGGATAGAGAAACAGAAAATGGCATTCATCCATTAGCCCATAGGTTTAAAGAACATATAAAAGCCGCTGATGGTATTTTAATATCCTTTGCGGAGCATAATGCCGCTTATTCAGCAGCTTATAAGAATATATATGATTGGGCTTCTAGAATAGAGAAGAGCTTTTTCTATGACAAGCCACTTTGTTTGTTGGCTACTTCTCCGGGAGCTAGAGGTGGATCCAGAGTATTAGATATAGCTTTTAATGCCTATAGCTTCGCCAATAAGAATGTGGTAACAAGGTTTTCTTTACCCTCTTTTTATGAGAATTTTAAAGAGGGTGAAGGAATAGTGAATTTTGAGTTAAAAGTTGGCTTTTTTGTTGAACTAGAAAAGTTTAAGGCAGCACTTTAA
- a CDS encoding SulP family inorganic anion transporter, whose protein sequence is MSLKKVFGEDLASNIFSGLVVSLIALPLGLGLALASGAPPISGVIAAVVGGVLVSILGGSNVTITGPGNGLVVAVLAAITTLGEGDMYQGYLYTLAAIIISGALITLLAFVNLGKLSNFFPSSAIQGMLAAIGIIILAKQFHIMIGNLDASGSPLGLLASIPKSIMEAIRTPERHAAAIAGVFSLLIMIFYSRVRNKYFQLIPAPMWIVFLSVGIAYFYANKLGMDNPISDEYLVSIPDNVFSNFPRPDFSKVLSGDFILAVVSITLIASIESLLSIKAVDKLDPQRRQSNVNKDLKALGLATVISGFLGGLNVVTVIARSSVNVNNNATNRSANFFHAIFLVLFIWLFKDQLENIPFPALAAILVYTGYKLASPAILQKIRDIGKEQVLIFLVTLITTLLTSLIIGIVVGILATFLVHMILTRSVALFFSNIKNNNVTKYLEEDGKQHISVKYFSTFLNFFRLKNVLDGIKPSERVVVDLLECSFVDHTVMENLWDYEQTFDKNGGEFEVIGLDLHSAESSHPFALRRALKYVPFVNAPDVQTKRQKEIGKFVESMGWYFSTENDYHMFFLRHFNYFRTRQVDHLYNKASDKNKVFKLFDVEYSEGAFILEEQLHATMLFINTRNNIPAFTLDKGDFYERMHYLGGYKEIKFKTFRDFARRFTLRGDNLLGIRRFFSDDLILFFESNSYYHIESNGEGGILIMDKERHSGVGEVKALVDFGIRLEAIINQSLILDIKK, encoded by the coding sequence ATGTCTTTAAAAAAAGTTTTTGGAGAAGACTTAGCCAGTAATATTTTTTCTGGCCTAGTTGTATCCCTTATTGCTTTGCCGCTGGGTTTAGGCTTGGCTTTAGCTTCAGGAGCACCGCCCATTTCAGGTGTAATTGCGGCGGTAGTCGGCGGAGTCTTGGTTTCTATTTTAGGTGGTTCTAATGTAACTATTACTGGTCCTGGTAATGGTTTAGTGGTAGCTGTTTTAGCTGCCATTACTACGCTAGGAGAAGGTGATATGTACCAAGGGTATCTCTACACGCTTGCGGCTATTATTATTTCAGGAGCATTAATTACTCTTTTAGCTTTTGTAAACTTAGGAAAGCTATCTAACTTCTTTCCTTCATCCGCTATTCAGGGGATGTTGGCGGCCATTGGTATCATAATTTTGGCAAAGCAGTTTCATATTATGATAGGTAATTTAGACGCATCTGGTTCTCCTTTGGGGCTTTTAGCATCTATACCTAAGTCTATTATGGAAGCTATAAGGACGCCAGAGCGGCATGCCGCGGCCATAGCCGGAGTGTTTTCTTTATTGATTATGATTTTTTATTCTAGGGTTAGGAATAAGTACTTTCAGCTAATTCCAGCACCCATGTGGATTGTATTTTTATCTGTTGGAATAGCTTATTTTTATGCCAATAAATTAGGGATGGATAATCCTATTTCAGACGAATATCTTGTCAGTATTCCTGATAATGTGTTTTCTAACTTTCCTAGGCCAGACTTTTCAAAAGTACTTTCGGGAGATTTTATTTTGGCTGTGGTAAGTATTACTTTAATAGCAAGCATAGAGTCCTTACTTTCTATAAAGGCGGTTGACAAACTTGACCCACAACGTAGGCAGTCAAATGTGAATAAGGATTTAAAAGCCCTTGGTTTAGCTACTGTTATTTCGGGCTTTTTAGGTGGTTTGAACGTAGTGACCGTAATAGCTAGAAGCTCGGTAAATGTTAATAATAATGCTACTAATAGAAGTGCAAACTTCTTTCATGCTATATTTTTAGTACTGTTTATTTGGTTATTTAAAGACCAGTTAGAAAATATTCCATTTCCTGCTTTAGCGGCTATTTTGGTTTATACGGGTTATAAACTGGCCTCTCCAGCTATTCTTCAGAAAATTCGTGACATAGGAAAGGAGCAGGTTCTGATATTTTTAGTGACACTTATAACTACGCTTCTAACCAGTTTGATAATTGGTATAGTGGTTGGTATTTTGGCCACTTTCTTAGTTCATATGATATTAACTAGAAGTGTGGCGTTATTCTTTTCAAATATAAAAAACAACAATGTTACAAAGTATTTGGAGGAAGATGGGAAACAACATATTTCTGTCAAATACTTTAGTACCTTCCTTAATTTCTTTAGGCTTAAAAATGTACTAGACGGTATTAAGCCAAGCGAACGCGTAGTGGTTGATTTACTCGAATGTAGTTTTGTGGACCATACCGTGATGGAAAACCTATGGGACTATGAGCAAACTTTTGATAAGAATGGCGGAGAGTTTGAGGTTATTGGACTTGACCTTCATAGTGCGGAATCTAGTCACCCATTTGCATTAAGACGAGCATTGAAATATGTGCCTTTTGTAAATGCCCCAGATGTACAGACCAAGCGTCAAAAAGAGATTGGGAAATTTGTGGAAAGTATGGGTTGGTATTTCAGCACAGAAAACGACTATCACATGTTCTTTTTAAGGCACTTTAATTATTTTAGAACAAGGCAAGTTGATCACCTTTACAATAAAGCGAGCGATAAAAATAAGGTATTCAAGTTATTTGATGTAGAGTACTCTGAAGGAGCATTTATTTTAGAAGAGCAGCTTCACGCGACCATGTTATTTATTAATACCAGAAATAATATTCCTGCATTTACACTAGATAAAGGAGACTTTTACGAGCGAATGCACTATTTAGGAGGCTATAAAGAAATTAAATTTAAAACTTTTAGAGATTTTGCCAGAAGGTTTACCCTACGTGGTGATAATTTATTGGGAATTAGAAGATTCTTTAGCGATGATCTTATCTTGTTTTTTGAAAGTAATAGTTATTACCATATTGAATCAAACGGTGAGGGTGGTATTTTAATTATGGACAAAGAAAGGCATAGTGGAGTAGGCGAAGTAAAAGCATTAGTAGATTTTGGTATAAGACTGGAGGCTATCATAAATCAATCTTTAATATTAGATATTAAGAAATAG